A genomic window from Flavobacterium hankyongi includes:
- a CDS encoding cold-shock protein has product MNEGKIKFFNEAKGFGFITPNDGSNDVFVHVTGLNETVRENDSVTYSVENGKKGPTATNVNVI; this is encoded by the coding sequence ATGAACGAAGGAAAAATCAAGTTTTTCAATGAAGCAAAAGGCTTCGGATTTATTACTCCAAATGATGGTAGTAATGATGTGTTCGTGCATGTTACTGGTCTAAATGAAACAGTACGTGAAAACGACTCGGTAACTTACTCTGTAGAAAACGGAAAAAAGGGACCAACAGCAACTAATGTAAACGTTATCTAA
- the ccoN gene encoding cytochrome-c oxidase, cbb3-type subunit I, producing MEMQQFYYDNKIVNKFIYATIVFGVVGMLVGLLLATMYLFPNITDGISWLSYGRLRPLHTNAVIFAFVGNAMFAGYYYSIQRLLKTRMYSDVMSNINFWGWQLIILAAAISLPLGYTTSKEYAELEWPIDIAIALIWVVFGVNMIMTILKRRERHLYVAIWFYIATFVTVAVLHIFNSLELPVNGLKSYSVYAGVQDALVQWWYGHNAVAFFLTTPFLGLMYYYMPKAANRPVYSYRLSIIHFWSLIFLYIWAGPHHLLYSALPDWAQNLGVVFSVMLIAPSWGGMINGLLTLRGVWDKVRTDVVLKFFVVAITGYGMATFEGPMLSLKNVNAIAHFTDWIVAHVHVGALAWNGFMTFGIIYWLLPRLTKSELYSQKLANFHFWIGTLGIVMYALPMYVAGFTQASMWKQFNPDGSLVYGNFLETVNQIMPMYAMRAVGGTLYLIGMLVLVYNAIQTVRNGNAVEDELAEAPALTKIASYRLNGEKFHGWLERKPIQLTILATIAILIGGIIQIVPTIVVKSNIPTISSVKPYTPLELEGRDLYIREGCVGCHSQMIRPFRSEVARYGEYSKSGEYVYDHPFLWGSKRTGPDLFRVGGKYNDNWHFNHLWDPQSTSAGSIMPGYKWLFDNKAANYSEIEKKMSVMQTLGVPYTDEEVKNAKASIASQSAKIEENLKNDPDFVKSYEQSQKNAKAKGETFVPMKDREVVALIAYLQRLGTDIKVKDLQAQK from the coding sequence ATGGAAATGCAACAATTTTATTATGATAACAAAATTGTAAACAAGTTCATTTATGCTACGATAGTTTTTGGTGTAGTAGGAATGCTAGTTGGATTATTATTAGCCACTATGTATTTATTTCCTAACATCACCGATGGTATTTCGTGGTTAAGTTATGGCCGTTTACGTCCACTGCATACCAATGCAGTAATTTTTGCCTTTGTGGGTAATGCGATGTTTGCTGGATATTATTATTCAATTCAGCGACTTTTAAAAACTAGAATGTATAGTGATGTTATGAGTAACATCAACTTTTGGGGATGGCAGTTAATTATTTTAGCAGCAGCTATTTCATTACCATTAGGTTATACAACTTCTAAAGAGTATGCCGAATTAGAATGGCCAATCGATATTGCCATAGCTTTAATTTGGGTAGTATTTGGAGTAAATATGATTATGACGATTTTAAAAAGAAGAGAACGTCATTTGTATGTTGCTATTTGGTTCTACATTGCCACTTTTGTAACTGTTGCGGTACTACATATCTTCAACAGTTTAGAATTACCAGTTAACGGATTAAAATCATACTCAGTATATGCAGGAGTGCAAGATGCTCTGGTGCAATGGTGGTATGGGCATAATGCAGTAGCATTTTTCTTAACTACTCCATTTCTTGGGTTAATGTATTACTACATGCCTAAAGCAGCTAACCGTCCAGTATATTCGTATCGCTTATCTATTATTCACTTCTGGTCATTAATCTTCTTATACATTTGGGCTGGTCCTCATCACTTATTATATTCAGCTTTACCTGATTGGGCACAAAATTTAGGTGTTGTATTTTCTGTAATGTTGATTGCTCCATCTTGGGGTGGTATGATTAATGGATTGTTAACATTAAGAGGTGTTTGGGACAAAGTTCGTACCGATGTTGTATTGAAATTCTTTGTTGTAGCAATTACAGGTTATGGTATGGCAACTTTTGAAGGACCAATGCTTTCTTTGAAAAACGTTAACGCTATTGCGCACTTTACTGATTGGATTGTGGCTCACGTACACGTAGGAGCACTAGCTTGGAATGGTTTTATGACTTTTGGTATTATTTATTGGTTGTTGCCACGATTAACAAAATCAGAATTGTATTCACAAAAATTAGCTAATTTTCACTTTTGGATTGGAACTTTAGGAATAGTAATGTATGCCTTACCAATGTACGTAGCTGGATTTACTCAAGCTTCAATGTGGAAGCAGTTTAACCCAGACGGTTCTTTAGTATATGGTAACTTTTTAGAAACAGTGAATCAAATCATGCCAATGTATGCTATGCGTGCAGTTGGAGGTACCTTATACTTAATTGGAATGTTAGTATTGGTTTACAATGCTATCCAAACAGTTCGTAATGGAAATGCAGTAGAAGATGAATTAGCTGAAGCACCTGCTTTAACAAAAATTGCTTCGTATCGTTTGAATGGTGAAAAGTTTCATGGGTGGTTAGAAAGAAAACCAATTCAGTTAACCATTTTAGCTACCATTGCTATTTTAATTGGAGGTATTATACAAATTGTGCCAACTATCGTTGTGAAATCAAATATACCTACTATTTCAAGTGTAAAACCGTATACCCCCTTAGAATTAGAAGGTCGAGATTTATATATCCGAGAAGGTTGTGTAGGCTGTCACTCTCAAATGATTCGCCCGTTCAGATCTGAAGTTGCTCGTTATGGAGAGTATTCAAAATCTGGTGAATATGTGTACGATCATCCATTTCTATGGGGATCAAAACGTACTGGTCCCGATTTGTTCAGAGTAGGAGGAAAATATAATGACAATTGGCATTTTAATCACTTATGGGATCCGCAAAGTACTTCAGCAGGTTCAATTATGCCAGGTTACAAATGGTTGTTTGACAATAAAGCAGCTAATTATTCTGAAATAGAGAAAAAAATGAGTGTAATGCAAACCTTAGGAGTACCTTATACAGATGAAGAGGTTAAAAACGCAAAAGCTTCTATTGCTAGCCAGTCAGCTAAAATTGAAGAAAATTTGAAAAATGACCCTGATTTCGTAAAAAGTTATGAGCAAAGTCAGAAAAATGCAAAAGCAAAAGGAGAAACATTTGTTCCTATGAAAGACCGTGAAGTAGTAGCTTTAATTGCTTACTTACAACGATTAGGGACAGATATTAAAGTTAAAGATTTACAAGCTCAAAAATAA
- the ccoG gene encoding cytochrome c oxidase accessory protein CcoG, translated as MATNLPDDNFRDSIATINKEGKRAWIFPKKPSGKLYDRRKWVSYFLLAFLFSAPFIKINGNQFLLFNVLERKFSIFGFPFWPQDFHLVVICMIIGVVGLALFTVAFGRIFCGWICPQTIFMEMVFRRIEYWIEGDRGAQIKLDKQAWDAEKIRKRITKWFVFYVVSFLIANVFLAYLVGSDHVLDMVRQGPFHNTNTLIALIIFTYVFYFIYAWFREQVCIIACPYGRMQGVLLDNKTINVTYDHVRGEGESGRAKFKKGEDRALAGKGDCIDCHQCVNVCPTGIDIRNGTQLECVNCTACIDECNSIMKSVNLPINLIRYASEDEVVKKEKFVFTNRMKGYVAVLSILIGIFIGMLFLRNDVEADVLRLPGQLFEHKGDKISNVFTYKIVNKTVRDFDNVHFKLANQEGQIKLVGNQSFLVKKEAMAQGTLFIEIHPAFLKSDKTKVTIEVYNNNELLETTSTNFLSPRSFN; from the coding sequence ATGGCAACCAATTTACCAGATGATAATTTTAGAGATTCCATCGCTACTATTAATAAAGAGGGCAAACGAGCTTGGATTTTTCCTAAAAAGCCAAGTGGAAAATTATACGATAGAAGAAAATGGGTGAGTTATTTTTTACTAGCATTTCTTTTTTCAGCACCTTTTATCAAGATCAATGGAAATCAGTTTTTACTTTTTAATGTTTTAGAACGTAAATTTTCCATTTTTGGTTTTCCGTTTTGGCCACAAGATTTTCACTTGGTAGTTATTTGTATGATTATTGGAGTGGTTGGGTTGGCTTTATTTACTGTTGCTTTTGGTCGTATTTTTTGTGGTTGGATATGTCCTCAAACCATTTTTATGGAAATGGTTTTCCGTAGAATTGAATATTGGATTGAAGGAGATCGTGGTGCTCAAATCAAGTTAGATAAACAAGCTTGGGATGCCGAAAAAATTAGAAAAAGAATCACAAAGTGGTTTGTTTTTTATGTGGTTTCCTTTCTAATTGCCAATGTCTTTTTAGCCTATTTAGTAGGAAGTGATCATGTTTTAGATATGGTGCGACAAGGACCATTTCATAATACAAATACTCTTATTGCACTTATCATTTTTACGTATGTATTCTATTTTATATACGCTTGGTTTCGTGAACAGGTTTGTATTATAGCCTGTCCTTACGGTCGTATGCAAGGCGTATTGCTGGATAACAAAACGATCAATGTGACCTATGATCATGTTCGTGGTGAAGGAGAATCGGGTAGAGCCAAATTTAAAAAAGGAGAAGACAGAGCACTTGCTGGTAAAGGCGATTGTATCGATTGCCACCAATGTGTAAATGTTTGTCCAACAGGTATCGACATTCGTAACGGAACACAGTTAGAGTGTGTGAATTGCACAGCATGTATAGACGAGTGTAATTCGATTATGAAAAGCGTGAATTTACCCATAAACTTAATTCGTTACGCTAGTGAAGATGAAGTTGTGAAAAAGGAAAAGTTCGTTTTCACTAATAGAATGAAAGGCTATGTTGCAGTATTGTCAATACTTATTGGAATCTTCATTGGGATGTTGTTTTTGCGTAATGATGTTGAGGCTGATGTTTTACGATTGCCAGGTCAATTATTTGAGCATAAAGGCGATAAGATAAGTAATGTGTTCACCTATAAAATTGTAAATAAAACAGTCCGTGATTTTGATAATGTACATTTCAAATTGGCAAACCAAGAAGGCCAAATCAAACTAGTAGGAAATCAATCGTTTCTAGTAAAAAAAGAAGCCATGGCACAAGGAACATTGTTTATCGAAATTCACCCAGCGTTTTTAAAGAGTGATAAAACCAAAGTGACCATTGAAGTATATAACAATAATGAGTTATTAGAAACAACTTCGACCAATTTTTTAAGTCCGAGAAGTTTTAATTAA
- a CDS encoding Crp/Fnr family transcriptional regulator translates to MNFDQIIDKIHPLSTSAKLLLKENVEEVSFPKNTIVIRADKIEKNIFFIKKGIARTFFEADGNEVTFSFGKEGDTIASLKSYIDNQKGYESIELLEDCVLYKLTTENLKKQFQDNIEIANWGRKFAEYELLKAEERLISRQFGTATERYGELLKNHPSIIQRIQLGHIASYLGITQVSLSRIRNNNK, encoded by the coding sequence ATGAATTTCGATCAAATAATAGATAAAATACATCCTCTTTCTACTTCGGCTAAACTCTTGCTAAAAGAAAATGTGGAAGAAGTAAGTTTTCCTAAAAACACCATCGTCATTAGAGCTGATAAAATTGAAAAAAATATCTTTTTCATTAAAAAAGGGATCGCCCGAACATTTTTTGAAGCTGATGGCAATGAAGTCACTTTTTCCTTTGGAAAAGAAGGTGATACTATAGCTTCTTTAAAAAGCTATATCGACAATCAAAAAGGATACGAAAGCATCGAACTTTTAGAAGATTGTGTGCTTTATAAACTTACTACCGAAAATCTTAAAAAGCAATTTCAGGATAATATCGAAATAGCCAACTGGGGCAGAAAATTTGCCGAATATGAACTCTTAAAAGCTGAAGAGAGGCTTATTTCGAGACAGTTTGGAACTGCTACAGAACGCTATGGCGAACTTTTAAAAAACCATCCTAGTATTATTCAAAGGATACAACTGGGACATATCGCGTCCTATTTAGGCATAACTCAAGTCAGTTTGAGTAGAATACGAAATAATAACAAATAA
- a CDS encoding CcoQ/FixQ family Cbb3-type cytochrome c oxidase assembly chaperone translates to MLKFVKHTMENISGIEIYPIISLLIFFFFFVGLYFWVFTYKKEKINQLSNLPFSEGTSDEFLKL, encoded by the coding sequence ATGTTAAAATTTGTAAAACATACTATGGAAAACATCTCAGGGATTGAGATTTATCCAATCATTTCATTACTAATTTTTTTCTTCTTCTTTGTGGGGCTGTATTTCTGGGTTTTTACTTATAAAAAAGAAAAAATCAATCAGTTAAGCAATTTGCCATTTTCAGAAGGAACTTCAGATGAATTTTTAAAACTATAG
- a CDS encoding GNAT family N-acetyltransferase: protein MDITIRKITVSDLHELQEIGIRTFEETFASENSEEDMKKYLENSFASEKMKAELADKNSEFYFALFKGKAIGYLKVNSGQSQTEIKSEDAMEIERIYVLKEFHDKKAGQVLFDKAIEIARVNNMKYVWLGVWEENHRAIRFYEKNGFVAFDKHIFKLGNDKQTDIMMKLKLD, encoded by the coding sequence ATGGATATTACAATTAGAAAAATAACTGTAAGTGATTTACATGAATTACAGGAAATAGGAATACGTACTTTTGAAGAAACTTTCGCTTCCGAAAATAGTGAAGAGGATATGAAAAAATATCTAGAAAATAGCTTTGCAAGCGAAAAGATGAAAGCAGAACTTGCAGATAAAAACTCTGAATTTTATTTTGCATTGTTTAAAGGAAAAGCAATTGGATATTTAAAAGTAAATAGTGGCCAATCTCAAACAGAAATAAAGAGCGAAGATGCTATGGAAATTGAGCGAATTTATGTTCTAAAAGAATTTCATGACAAAAAGGCGGGACAAGTTCTTTTTGATAAAGCCATTGAAATAGCAAGAGTCAACAATATGAAATATGTTTGGCTTGGGGTTTGGGAAGAAAATCATAGAGCAATACGATTTTACGAGAAAAACGGATTTGTAGCCTTTGACAAACATATTTTCAAACTTGGTAATGATAAACAAACTGATATAATGATGAAACTAAAACTCGATTAG
- a CDS encoding sulfite exporter TauE/SafE family protein: MLYSGFILGLISSLHCIGMCGPIAMMLPLEHKNPTKKVLQLLIYHFGRVSAYMIFGLVFGLLGKGLFLAGLQQELSVLIGIFMIAFVLIPEKVLAQYNFSKPVYQLISKVKSLLGNQFKNKTYGSLFTIGLLNGFLPCGLVYVALFGAIAMQNEALGVGYMFLYGLGTIPMMSAVVYVSNIFTVPMRNRIQKIIPLITIVIGTLFILRGLGLDIPFVSPSNVSLFVQNTPHCR, translated from the coding sequence GTGCTGTATTCAGGATTTATTTTAGGATTAATAAGTAGCTTACATTGTATTGGGATGTGTGGTCCTATTGCTATGATGTTGCCACTTGAACATAAAAATCCTACTAAAAAAGTATTACAGCTTTTGATCTATCATTTTGGTCGAGTTTCGGCTTATATGATCTTCGGATTGGTTTTTGGTTTGTTAGGGAAAGGACTTTTTCTGGCTGGTTTGCAACAAGAGTTATCGGTTCTCATTGGTATTTTTATGATTGCATTTGTATTAATTCCAGAGAAAGTTCTTGCCCAATATAATTTTTCAAAACCAGTGTATCAATTAATTTCTAAAGTAAAATCATTACTAGGGAATCAATTTAAAAATAAAACCTATGGTTCCTTATTTACTATTGGTTTGTTAAATGGTTTTTTACCTTGTGGTCTAGTTTACGTAGCTTTATTTGGAGCCATTGCCATGCAAAATGAAGCATTGGGAGTAGGCTATATGTTCCTCTACGGATTAGGCACCATTCCTATGATGAGCGCTGTGGTTTATGTCTCTAATATATTTACTGTTCCAATGCGTAACAGGATTCAAAAAATTATTCCACTCATTACTATTGTAATAGGTACTTTATTCATTTTACGCGGTTTGGGACTTGATATACCTTTTGTGTCTCCAAGTAATGTAAGCTTGTTTGTGCAAAACACACCACATTGCCGATAA
- a CDS encoding cbb3-type cytochrome c oxidase N-terminal domain-containing protein: MKKLFPIYVRIPVFFTLFFLAMEFFIDSGDRPAFVKYPILILVLLMFLLVLIAIELVLNATDRVIDTLLTEEQRKAKEIEENLPFTETQFYKGLMRKLTRSRKVEEEGELLLHHNYDGIQELDNVLPPWWVYLFYATIAFSFIYLVRFHVLGHDNQKAEFDKEMAEAKIQVEEYKKTAPDLMDKEKVTLLTDAESINAGKAIFQTNCIACHKADGGGAIGPNLTDKNWINGGGIKNVFNTIMEGGRAGKGMIAWKDQIKPTEIQKVASYVLSLQGTNPAGAKEPEGEIWAEEGVVTPKDTKAPTAVDTTQTK, from the coding sequence ATGAAAAAGTTATTTCCTATATATGTAAGAATTCCAGTTTTTTTCACTTTGTTTTTCTTAGCAATGGAATTCTTTATCGATTCTGGAGACCGACCAGCATTTGTCAAGTATCCTATTTTGATATTGGTTTTGTTAATGTTTTTGTTGGTTTTAATTGCTATCGAACTAGTCTTAAATGCAACAGATAGAGTAATAGATACTTTATTAACAGAAGAGCAACGAAAAGCAAAAGAAATTGAAGAAAACCTTCCTTTTACAGAAACTCAATTCTACAAAGGATTGATGAGAAAACTTACTCGCTCTCGAAAAGTAGAGGAAGAAGGAGAATTGCTTTTACACCATAATTATGATGGTATTCAGGAACTTGATAATGTATTACCGCCTTGGTGGGTGTATTTATTTTACGCAACTATTGCTTTTTCATTTATTTATTTGGTTCGTTTTCATGTTTTAGGACATGATAACCAAAAAGCCGAATTTGACAAAGAAATGGCAGAAGCTAAAATTCAAGTAGAAGAATACAAAAAAACAGCTCCAGATTTAATGGATAAAGAAAAAGTTACTTTATTGACTGATGCTGAAAGTATTAATGCTGGTAAAGCTATTTTTCAAACCAATTGTATCGCTTGTCATAAAGCCGATGGAGGAGGGGCTATTGGACCAAACTTAACAGATAAAAACTGGATTAATGGTGGAGGTATCAAAAATGTGTTCAACACCATTATGGAAGGTGGTCGTGCAGGAAAAGGGATGATTGCTTGGAAAGACCAAATAAAACCTACAGAAATTCAAAAAGTAGCCAGTTATGTTTTAAGTCTTCAAGGTACAAATCCTGCAGGGGCTAAAGAACCTGAAGGAGAAATTTGGGCAGAAGAAGGAGTTGTAACGCCTAAAGATACAAAAGCGCCAACAGCAGTTGACACAACACAAACAAAATAA
- a CDS encoding FixH family protein: MKANWGTGIVIAFALFITFILYFVFKVQSDSHYDHEMVTEEYYKKELNFQQQLDKSQNAYDLKEKLTISTQNDRLQISFPKSFDHKKIKGKVSFYRPSNQKLDFEIPISLSNSNLLVPKTDLVGGRWDITVDWEYNGVGYFNKQSVNL, translated from the coding sequence ATGAAAGCAAATTGGGGCACAGGAATCGTTATAGCATTTGCATTGTTTATTACGTTCATTTTGTACTTTGTGTTTAAAGTACAATCTGACTCGCATTATGACCATGAGATGGTTACCGAAGAATATTATAAAAAAGAATTAAATTTTCAGCAACAGCTTGACAAGTCGCAAAATGCTTACGATTTAAAAGAAAAACTGACAATTTCAACACAAAACGATAGATTACAAATTAGTTTTCCAAAATCGTTTGACCATAAAAAAATCAAAGGTAAAGTGTCCTTTTATAGACCGTCCAACCAGAAACTGGATTTTGAGATTCCTATCTCTTTGTCCAATTCAAATTTGCTCGTACCTAAAACAGATTTGGTTGGCGGTCGTTGGGACATTACAGTAGATTGGGAGTATAATGGTGTTGGGTATTTCAATAAACAGAGTGTGAATTTGTAA
- a CDS encoding YdcH family protein, with translation MERHNLLNEFPEFTAKIHELKTTDNHFKKLFDEYHEVEHEIHKYNSGAEVTSDEHMHELKAKLLFLKDEIFSMLKN, from the coding sequence ATGGAAAGACACAATTTACTAAACGAATTCCCTGAATTCACTGCAAAAATCCACGAATTAAAAACAACCGACAACCACTTTAAAAAACTATTTGACGAATACCACGAAGTGGAACACGAAATCCACAAATACAATTCAGGTGCCGAAGTAACTTCAGACGAACATATGCACGAGCTGAAAGCCAAGTTACTGTTTTTAAAAGACGAAATTTTCTCAATGTTGAAGAATTAA
- a CDS encoding sodium:calcium antiporter produces MYYLVFLLALTGLLISSNYFTNSAEAIGKYLKLPSFVVGVFIVGIGTSLPELISGIISVNKGASEILSGNIIGANISNILLITGLAVVINRKNISLKSGYMYIDLNYLIGSFLFFYIIAYDGKMEATESFFGLLMFIVYSIYLIKGESKNKEAAKIKTEKFPIVPLLILLLSAVGIYFGADYTIISLEKIATDLSIPKSIVALTLLSLGTTLPELTVNISAIKNGKAEMAIGNVLGSSIFNTLVIPSIASFFGTIAVTNNLIQFSLPVMAACGLLFYLLTQDKKISVWEGLLFICLYSLFIFKTATI; encoded by the coding sequence ATGTATTACTTAGTTTTTTTACTGGCTCTTACTGGGCTTTTAATATCTTCAAATTATTTTACAAATTCTGCAGAAGCCATTGGAAAATACTTAAAACTGCCATCTTTTGTGGTTGGTGTTTTTATTGTTGGTATAGGAACCTCGTTACCAGAACTTATCTCAGGTATAATATCTGTAAATAAAGGTGCTTCAGAAATATTATCAGGAAACATCATTGGTGCAAACATTTCTAATATTCTTCTTATAACAGGTCTTGCTGTGGTTATAAACAGGAAAAATATCTCTTTAAAAAGTGGTTACATGTATATTGATTTAAACTATCTAATAGGTAGTTTTTTATTTTTCTATATAATCGCTTATGATGGTAAAATGGAAGCTACCGAGTCATTTTTTGGGTTATTAATGTTTATTGTTTACAGTATTTATCTAATAAAAGGGGAATCAAAAAATAAGGAAGCGGCAAAAATAAAAACTGAAAAATTCCCTATCGTTCCTTTGTTGATATTGTTATTATCAGCAGTAGGAATCTATTTTGGTGCTGATTACACAATTATTTCACTTGAAAAAATAGCTACTGATTTATCAATACCAAAATCTATTGTAGCTTTAACATTACTATCACTTGGAACAACCTTACCAGAACTAACAGTTAACATAAGTGCCATAAAAAATGGAAAAGCCGAAATGGCCATAGGAAATGTATTAGGTTCTTCTATTTTTAACACCTTGGTAATTCCTTCAATTGCATCCTTTTTTGGCACAATTGCGGTTACAAATAACCTTATTCAGTTTTCATTACCAGTAATGGCAGCATGTGGACTTCTGTTTTATTTACTGACCCAAGACAAAAAAATTTCGGTGTGGGAAGGTTTATTGTTTATTTGTTTGTATTCCCTTTTTATTTTTAAAACGGCTACGATTTAA
- a CDS encoding alpha/beta hydrolase, translating to MKPNQIYRHLNSLITNNYKLVSCYVLIILSVVSCKTIEIVESSVFKEGKYNYERMVRVIKRTDYSEAKKDSLLNSYKSIIDTNNELIYTAEKVLVWRKFLKRDTLNLEYFVFEPPKTEKVGLFFLGNTSTVTNFSNELIDLAKQTNSKIYVLNYRGYGKSEGTPSFKTQFNDNEYFLDEVTRNEGKVHFVMGYSLGSVFATKLGTENNIPNLYLLSPFSNAKTLLAYQKKVFTRGPKILFRPFLKLKTEEHLLSISNTEEIKKFKGNLVIMQGTSDHVLPYSMGVNLYENAVTTSKKIFPIKNGEHNAPFQKENWKFIIDEVKTQI from the coding sequence ATGAAGCCAAATCAAATTTATCGTCATTTAAATAGCTTAATAACAAATAATTACAAGCTAGTTTCATGCTATGTTCTTATAATACTCTCAGTTGTTTCGTGCAAAACAATTGAAATTGTTGAAAGTTCTGTTTTTAAAGAAGGGAAGTACAATTATGAGAGAATGGTTAGAGTTATTAAAAGGACTGATTATAGTGAAGCGAAAAAAGACAGTCTTCTCAACTCATATAAAAGCATAATTGATACTAACAATGAATTAATATATACTGCCGAAAAGGTTTTGGTTTGGAGAAAGTTTTTAAAGCGTGACACATTAAATCTAGAATATTTTGTTTTTGAACCACCAAAAACCGAGAAAGTAGGTTTATTTTTTCTTGGCAATACTTCAACTGTAACAAATTTTTCAAACGAATTAATTGATTTGGCAAAACAAACGAATTCAAAAATTTATGTATTAAATTATCGTGGCTACGGAAAATCCGAGGGAACTCCGTCATTTAAAACCCAATTTAATGACAATGAATATTTTCTAGACGAAGTTACTCGCAATGAAGGCAAAGTACATTTTGTAATGGGTTATTCTCTTGGAAGTGTATTTGCTACTAAGTTGGGAACTGAAAACAATATTCCTAACTTATATTTACTTTCTCCTTTTTCGAATGCGAAAACACTTTTGGCCTATCAAAAAAAAGTATTTACCAGAGGGCCAAAAATCTTGTTTAGACCTTTTTTAAAACTGAAAACTGAAGAACATTTATTGAGCATTTCAAATACTGAAGAGATAAAAAAATTTAAAGGAAATTTAGTTATAATGCAAGGCACTAGTGATCATGTTCTTCCTTATTCGATGGGGGTTAACTTATATGAAAATGCAGTGACAACATCAAAAAAGATATTTCCAATAAAAAATGGTGAACACAATGCCCCTTTTCAAAAGGAAAATTGGAAGTTTATTATAGATGAAGTAAAAACTCAAATATAA